In Ruminiclostridium papyrosolvens DSM 2782, the following proteins share a genomic window:
- a CDS encoding ABC transporter permease has product MFLNLIYTELIKYKRTPVFWIIAIGGFLSAGTAMLLVTSQKAVATWDDFAVAGLNGINLVALLVIAVITGYVISGEYHQSTIGILFTYPVSRIRLFTLKQAVMLIFSICLYISFLVAAFLFGIIFIGVPEWKLMLKLLRLIFIMAGLNFVLVPLTSFICLVVKSVGTSIFTGMGYFISYMSFINIKNSLYIPTCTPNRLVDYYFLTENIGRGDIKGILAVVASVFIFSVLISAVYYSKHDVYK; this is encoded by the coding sequence ATGTTTCTGAATCTGATTTATACAGAGCTGATAAAATACAAAAGAACACCTGTCTTCTGGATAATTGCAATAGGAGGGTTTCTTTCGGCAGGTACTGCAATGCTCCTTGTAACATCACAAAAAGCTGTTGCAACATGGGATGATTTTGCAGTGGCGGGGCTGAATGGTATAAACCTCGTGGCGCTGTTGGTCATTGCAGTAATAACAGGGTACGTTATATCTGGTGAGTATCACCAAAGTACTATAGGCATATTGTTTACATATCCCGTCTCAAGGATAAGGCTATTTACGTTAAAACAAGCAGTAATGCTGATTTTTAGCATATGCTTGTATATTTCATTTCTGGTAGCGGCATTCTTATTTGGTATCATATTTATTGGTGTTCCTGAATGGAAACTAATGTTGAAACTTTTAAGGCTGATATTTATTATGGCTGGACTGAATTTTGTTCTTGTTCCTCTCACATCCTTTATATGTCTGGTGGTTAAATCGGTGGGAACAAGCATTTTTACCGGGATGGGTTACTTTATTTCATATATGAGCTTTATAAATATAAAAAACAGTCTTTATATACCTACCTGTACACCTAACAGGCTTGTTGATTATTATTTCTTGACAGAAAATATTGGCAGGGGTGATATAAAGGGTATTTTGGCAGTGGTTGCCTCAGTTTTTATATTTTCGGTTTTAATTAGTGCTGTTTATTATTCAAAGCATGATGTGTATAAATAG
- a CDS encoding CDIF630_02480 family spore surface protein — translation MNKKDKQLDGRDNRRRTAYRPTDNEGTAAWTNEAAKQKDTNVVIPTVEGVSEAKSWVDNGSKL, via the coding sequence ATGAATAAAAAAGATAAGCAACTGGACGGACGGGACAACAGACGAAGAACAGCGTACAGACCCACTGACAATGAGGGAACGGCTGCCTGGACAAATGAAGCCGCAAAGCAAAAGGACACTAATGTTGTCATTCCAACAGTGGAAGGTGTTTCAGAAGCAAAAAGCTGGGTAGATAATGGAAGTAAACTATAA
- a CDS encoding sensor histidine kinase, protein MSILIGIVTLSVLLNIILALRIIVNKKGMSCIGEVLADISNFRSNRRIHMGLKYKSLKDISSQLNILLDKFQRTLDEKQTLEIAHKQLIANISHDIRTPLTSLLGFVEVLQKGDGISSIEQKEYLDIIQTKAQNLYQMIQDFFELSKLESEDTPIRLVKTDLTDLAEEAVAAFYKDFVMNGITPEIQLPKQRVYVLGDRISLQRILNNLVSNALKYGKDGRVIGISLREVSDKVWVDVWDRGKGIPEQDLPLVFNRLYTSEVSRNSSMRGTGLGLAITKQLVEKQNGEIEVSSVLGEKTVFSFSLIKYHI, encoded by the coding sequence ATGAGTATATTAATCGGAATTGTAACTTTATCAGTACTTTTAAATATTATATTAGCCTTGAGAATTATAGTTAATAAAAAAGGTATGAGCTGCATTGGCGAGGTGTTGGCTGACATAAGCAATTTCAGATCAAACAGAAGAATACATATGGGCTTGAAATATAAATCACTCAAGGACATAAGCAGTCAGCTTAATATACTTCTCGATAAATTTCAGAGAACACTTGACGAAAAACAAACTCTGGAAATTGCCCACAAACAGCTCATTGCAAATATATCCCATGACATTCGTACACCCCTAACGTCACTTCTTGGTTTTGTAGAGGTACTTCAAAAAGGTGATGGTATCAGCAGTATTGAGCAAAAGGAATATCTGGATATTATCCAGACAAAAGCACAGAATCTTTATCAAATGATTCAGGACTTTTTTGAGCTGTCAAAGCTTGAATCGGAAGATACGCCTATCAGGCTTGTTAAAACGGATTTGACAGATTTAGCAGAAGAAGCTGTTGCAGCCTTTTATAAGGATTTTGTTATGAATGGGATAACACCGGAGATTCAGCTTCCCAAGCAGCGAGTATATGTTTTGGGGGACAGGATAAGCTTGCAGAGAATACTGAACAATCTTGTGTCCAACGCTTTAAAGTATGGAAAAGACGGAAGGGTAATAGGTATTTCTTTGAGAGAAGTGTCCGACAAGGTATGGGTGGATGTGTGGGATAGGGGAAAAGGTATACCTGAGCAAGATTTACCGCTTGTGTTTAATAGGCTGTACACCTCCGAAGTTTCTAGAAACAGCAGTATGCGCGGTACCGGCTTGGGACTTGCAATTACAAAACAGCTGGTTGAGAAGCAAAATGGGGAGATTGAAGTATCCAGTGTCCTTGGTGAGAAAACGGTTTTTTCCTTCAGTCTTATAAAATATCACATATAG
- a CDS encoding ABC transporter permease — MYKTISTEFLKLRRSKLLIYALIAGILPSIVKFLQFLSGNTDKVDSWQWFLASRQEIMVFGVLITVILSSSFIFNMEYQYGTASYIYTSRVPKIQIFMAKLLTIFAVVVLIFAVTLVSELLFGVITIKAAIPKALLLKLIKVTVWYMLSYGLLSTTVVLISVLTKRFVLTSVILFGYLMLVFPFHLKNNIYISPFMTPAAVAARIFGSDNYILVSYFRDVTVNTTAAAMFIIALAAVSLGLGLIAYQKSDAIL, encoded by the coding sequence ATGTACAAAACAATTTCAACGGAATTCTTAAAGCTGAGAAGGTCAAAGCTGTTAATTTATGCTTTAATTGCCGGTATTCTTCCTTCTATAGTCAAATTTCTTCAATTTCTCTCAGGAAACACGGATAAAGTCGACAGCTGGCAGTGGTTTTTGGCTTCAAGGCAGGAAATTATGGTTTTTGGAGTGCTGATAACAGTTATTTTATCTTCAAGCTTCATTTTCAATATGGAATACCAATATGGTACAGCTTCGTATATCTATACTTCAAGGGTTCCTAAAATCCAGATTTTTATGGCCAAGCTGTTGACTATATTTGCCGTGGTAGTATTGATTTTTGCGGTAACTTTGGTATCAGAGCTGCTGTTTGGGGTTATAACAATAAAAGCTGCTATTCCCAAAGCTTTGCTATTAAAATTAATTAAAGTGACAGTCTGGTATATGTTGTCCTATGGATTACTGTCAACTACAGTTGTTTTAATTTCAGTATTAACCAAACGATTTGTTCTTACATCCGTTATTTTATTTGGATATTTGATGCTGGTTTTCCCCTTTCATTTAAAGAATAATATTTACATATCTCCTTTTATGACGCCTGCGGCAGTGGCCGCCCGGATTTTCGGTTCAGACAACTACATATTGGTCAGCTATTTCAGGGACGTAACTGTAAATACTACAGCCGCAGCAATGTTTATTATTGCTTTGGCAGCAGTTTCATTGGGTTTGGGCCTGATAGCATACCAAAAATCGGATGCAATTTTATAA
- a CDS encoding response regulator transcription factor — MGLIKILIADDEERMRRLVADFLKKQGYAVIEADNGMKALQIIIEQKETISLVILDVMMPIMDGWEALRSIRQYSKVPVIMLTAKCTEADELLSFGIGADEYITKPFSLMILLARVQALLKRLNININGKKSFDGLEIDLPAHTVHVSGQEIELTPKEFELLLYLCDNDGIALSREKILNSVWDYGYFGDVRTVDTHIKKLRLKLGEKGDFIQTIRGLGYKFEVTK; from the coding sequence GTGGGTTTAATTAAAATTCTTATTGCAGATGATGAGGAAAGAATGAGAAGACTGGTTGCCGATTTTCTCAAAAAACAGGGATATGCCGTAATTGAAGCAGATAACGGAATGAAGGCATTACAGATAATTATTGAGCAAAAAGAAACAATCAGTCTGGTAATTCTTGATGTAATGATGCCCATAATGGATGGATGGGAGGCATTGCGGAGTATTCGCCAATATTCAAAGGTTCCCGTAATAATGCTGACAGCAAAATGTACAGAAGCAGATGAGCTGCTGAGTTTTGGTATTGGAGCAGACGAATACATAACCAAACCTTTCAGCCTGATGATACTATTGGCAAGAGTACAAGCTCTGCTTAAAAGATTAAATATTAATATAAACGGTAAAAAATCCTTTGACGGTTTGGAGATTGATCTTCCGGCTCATACAGTGCATGTCAGCGGTCAAGAAATAGAGCTTACCCCAAAGGAATTTGAACTGTTGCTCTATCTTTGTGATAATGACGGAATAGCTCTGTCCAGAGAGAAAATCCTTAATTCCGTTTGGGATTATGGTTATTTTGGCGATGTCAGAACTGTTGATACCCATATAAAAAAATTGAGACTGAAACTGGGAGAAAAGGGCGATTTCATACAAACCATAAGGGGCTTGGGATATAAGTTTGAGGTGACTAAATGA
- the nifJ gene encoding pyruvate:ferredoxin (flavodoxin) oxidoreductase, with the protein MSKIKMTVDGNTAAAYVSYAFTDVAAIYPITPSSNMAESVDEWSAKGKKNIFGQKVRVVEMQSEAGAAGALHGSLQAGALTTTFTASQGLLLMIPNMYKVAGELLPAVFHVSARAIATHALSIFGDHQDVMAARQTGVVLLASGSVQEIMDLAPVAHLAAIKGRLPFLHFFDGFRTSHEIQKVEALEYEDLASLVDYEAVKEFRDRALSPNHPVTRGTAQNPDVYFQGREASNPFYNDIVGIVEDYMNKVGALTGRKYSLFDYYGAPDAENIIVAMGSITDVVEETIDYMNSQGKKYGLVKVHLYRPFSVKHLLNAIPKTVKKIAVLDRTKEPGSIGEPLYLDVKTAFYDVPNAPVIVGGRFGLASKDTTPSDIKAVYDNLEQQNPKNQFTIGIDDDVTHTSLAAEAKINAEPKSTIRCKFWGLGSDGTVGANKQAIKIIGDHTEKYAQGYFAYDSKKSGGVTMSHLRFGDEPIKSAYLINEADYIACHNQSYVNQYDLLKGIKKGGIFVLNCLWDEKELEDHLPAEIKQQISKNNIQFYTVNATKIAESIGLGNRINMIMQAAFFKLADIIPLEEAVKYLKDAVVKSYGKKGENIVKVNHEAIDKGINAIVKINVPDSWKDAQDTSNTDINEPEFISEVMRPMNAMKGEELPVSAFKGIEDGTLPNGTSAYEKRGIAVNVPEWQPESCIQCNICSLVCPHAVIRPTLATEDELKAAPEAFVTKKAVGKGMEEYQFRIQISPMDCTGCGNCADVCPAKPKALVMKKLSTQTEREIPNYDYATNKIGYKGGNFGNKTIKDSQFRKPLMEFSGACAGCGETPYIKLITQLYGDRMMIANATGCSSIWAASYPTSSYTVNHEGKGPAWANSLFEDNAEFGYGMYLGVKQIRERLRDVANELLELDIDEKLKPLLAKWLESVEDGAASKGASEDLISALQSYSNKDQKQMQLVNELLEKKDYLIKRSIWVVGGDGWAYDIGYGGLDHVLSTGDDINMLVFDTEIYSNTGGQASKATPTSAIAKFASSGKKQAKKDLAAQMMTYGNVYVAQVGIGADRNQMLKAIAEAEAYKGPSIIIAYSPCISHGIKDGMGRSIANSAAAVSAGYWHLFRYNPDLKQEGKNPFILDSKEPKESFKEFLMSQVRYSSLAKMFPEEAEELFTLAEEHAKDKYQRLKRMAE; encoded by the coding sequence ATGTCGAAAATCAAAATGACGGTTGACGGTAATACTGCAGCTGCATATGTGTCCTATGCTTTTACCGATGTCGCTGCAATTTATCCAATAACACCATCATCAAACATGGCAGAATCAGTTGACGAATGGTCTGCCAAAGGCAAAAAAAATATATTCGGGCAAAAAGTCCGAGTAGTTGAAATGCAGTCAGAAGCAGGTGCAGCAGGTGCCCTTCATGGTTCTCTTCAGGCAGGTGCCCTTACTACTACGTTTACTGCTTCCCAAGGCTTGTTATTGATGATTCCGAATATGTACAAGGTTGCAGGGGAACTGTTGCCTGCTGTTTTCCATGTGAGTGCAAGAGCTATTGCAACTCATGCTCTCTCCATCTTCGGCGATCATCAGGATGTAATGGCAGCAAGGCAAACCGGTGTAGTCCTGCTTGCTTCCGGTTCAGTTCAGGAAATAATGGATTTGGCACCTGTAGCTCATTTGGCTGCAATTAAAGGACGACTTCCTTTCCTTCATTTCTTTGACGGCTTTAGAACATCTCATGAAATACAGAAAGTCGAAGCACTTGAATATGAAGATTTGGCAAGTCTGGTTGATTACGAGGCAGTTAAGGAATTCAGAGACAGAGCCTTGTCTCCAAATCATCCTGTTACAAGAGGTACAGCTCAAAACCCTGATGTTTATTTTCAGGGTCGTGAAGCCTCTAATCCTTTTTATAATGATATTGTCGGTATTGTTGAGGATTACATGAATAAGGTTGGGGCTCTTACAGGCCGTAAATATAGCCTTTTTGATTATTACGGAGCACCTGACGCCGAAAATATAATTGTTGCAATGGGTTCAATTACAGATGTTGTTGAAGAAACTATAGACTATATGAACAGTCAGGGTAAAAAGTACGGACTTGTAAAGGTTCACCTTTACAGACCATTCTCTGTAAAACACCTGCTTAATGCAATTCCTAAAACAGTTAAAAAAATAGCTGTTCTGGACAGGACAAAAGAACCGGGTTCCATAGGAGAGCCTTTATACCTTGATGTTAAAACTGCGTTTTACGATGTTCCTAATGCACCTGTTATAGTCGGGGGAAGATTTGGTCTTGCTTCAAAGGATACTACTCCTTCCGATATTAAGGCAGTATATGACAATCTGGAACAGCAGAATCCTAAAAACCAGTTCACCATCGGTATAGATGATGACGTTACTCATACATCCTTGGCAGCAGAAGCAAAAATTAATGCAGAACCAAAGTCAACTATCAGATGTAAGTTCTGGGGACTTGGTTCCGATGGAACTGTAGGAGCAAACAAACAGGCAATAAAGATTATAGGTGATCATACCGAGAAATATGCTCAGGGCTACTTTGCATATGACTCTAAGAAATCAGGCGGAGTTACCATGTCCCATCTCAGATTTGGAGATGAGCCTATAAAATCTGCGTACCTAATAAATGAGGCGGATTACATTGCTTGTCATAATCAATCCTACGTAAACCAGTACGACTTACTCAAAGGTATTAAAAAAGGCGGTATCTTTGTCTTAAACTGCCTGTGGGACGAAAAGGAATTGGAAGACCACCTTCCTGCTGAAATAAAACAGCAGATATCCAAAAATAATATACAGTTCTACACAGTTAATGCAACAAAGATTGCCGAGTCAATAGGTCTAGGAAACAGGATAAACATGATAATGCAGGCTGCTTTCTTTAAGCTTGCCGATATTATTCCTCTTGAAGAAGCTGTTAAGTACCTCAAGGATGCCGTTGTAAAAAGCTATGGCAAAAAGGGCGAAAATATTGTTAAGGTTAATCATGAAGCAATCGACAAGGGTATTAACGCCATAGTCAAGATAAATGTTCCAGACAGTTGGAAGGATGCACAGGATACGTCCAATACTGACATTAATGAGCCGGAATTTATAAGCGAAGTCATGAGGCCTATGAATGCAATGAAGGGTGAAGAACTTCCTGTAAGTGCATTTAAAGGAATAGAAGACGGAACTTTGCCAAATGGAACCTCAGCTTATGAAAAACGAGGCATTGCAGTTAATGTCCCCGAATGGCAGCCAGAAAGCTGCATACAGTGTAATATCTGCTCTCTGGTATGTCCTCATGCGGTTATCAGGCCAACTCTGGCAACCGAAGATGAGTTAAAGGCCGCACCTGAAGCCTTTGTTACAAAAAAAGCTGTGGGCAAGGGAATGGAAGAATACCAGTTCAGAATACAGATAAGTCCTATGGACTGTACAGGCTGTGGCAACTGTGCTGACGTTTGTCCTGCTAAGCCAAAAGCTCTGGTTATGAAAAAACTGAGCACCCAGACAGAACGAGAAATACCTAACTATGACTATGCTACCAACAAAATAGGATATAAAGGCGGTAACTTTGGAAACAAGACCATTAAGGACAGTCAGTTCAGAAAGCCTTTAATGGAATTCTCCGGAGCTTGTGCCGGCTGTGGTGAAACCCCATATATTAAGCTTATAACACAGCTTTACGGTGACAGAATGATGATTGCAAATGCAACCGGTTGTTCATCAATATGGGCTGCCTCATATCCTACAAGCTCATATACGGTAAACCATGAAGGCAAAGGCCCTGCTTGGGCAAATTCCCTGTTTGAGGATAATGCCGAATTCGGTTATGGTATGTACCTTGGGGTAAAGCAAATCAGAGAACGTCTCAGAGATGTTGCAAATGAGCTATTGGAGCTGGATATTGATGAAAAGCTTAAACCTTTATTAGCAAAATGGCTGGAAAGTGTTGAAGACGGTGCAGCCTCCAAAGGAGCCAGCGAAGACTTAATTAGTGCTCTGCAGAGCTACTCAAATAAGGATCAGAAGCAAATGCAGCTGGTTAATGAACTTCTGGAAAAGAAGGACTATCTTATTAAACGTTCCATATGGGTAGTAGGCGGTGACGGATGGGCTTACGATATAGGCTATGGCGGACTTGACCATGTTCTCTCTACCGGAGATGATATCAACATGCTTGTATTTGATACAGAAATTTATTCAAATACAGGCGGCCAGGCCTCAAAGGCAACTCCTACGTCCGCTATTGCAAAGTTTGCTTCTTCCGGTAAGAAACAGGCTAAAAAGGATCTAGCCGCTCAAATGATGACCTATGGCAATGTATATGTTGCTCAGGTGGGAATAGGTGCGGACAGAAACCAAATGCTAAAGGCAATTGCTGAAGCCGAAGCCTACAAAGGGCCTTCTATTATTATTGCATATTCTCCATGTATAAGCCACGGTATCAAAGACGGCATGGGAAGAAGCATAGCAAATTCAGCAGCCGCTGTATCAGCGGGATACTGGCATTTGTTCAGGTATAATCCTGATTTGAAGCAGGAAGGAAAGAATCCGTTTATTCTGGATTCAAAAGAGCCTAAGGAAAGCTTCAAGGAATTCCTGATGTCTCAGGTAAGATATTCCTCTCTTGCAAAGATGTTCCCTGAAGAGGCGGAAGAGTTGTTTACTCTTGCAGAAGAACATGCAAAAGATAAGTACCAGCGTTTAAAGCGTATGGCGGAGTAA
- a CDS encoding ABC transporter ATP-binding protein, whose translation MDYVLKTQNLSKLYKNKKAVNGVNMNVAKGDIYGFLGQNGAGKTTTIRMIMGLVKPTEGEVFLFGERISQGQHEHYGRIGSVIETAGFYPNLTAVENLEIHRRLMGVTNKSYIEEALEITGMTDVRNKRVKGFSLGMKQRLGISRALLHKPELLILDEPTNGLDPVGIKEIRKLIQDLSVKRKITVLVSSHILSEIQQTATKIGIINEGTLLEEIDFESLKKKSRSYIQIKTGDDKKASFLLEKMGITDYKVIEQGVIRVYEKLNESSAFNRTLSENGVEVSEISVMNDTLEDYFLQLTGGSFRIT comes from the coding sequence GTGGATTATGTATTAAAAACTCAAAATCTTTCGAAATTATATAAAAATAAAAAAGCTGTAAACGGTGTAAATATGAATGTTGCCAAGGGAGATATATATGGATTCCTCGGTCAGAACGGAGCTGGTAAAACAACAACCATCAGAATGATAATGGGACTCGTAAAGCCAACAGAGGGAGAGGTATTTCTGTTCGGAGAGAGAATTTCCCAAGGTCAGCATGAACATTACGGAAGAATAGGTTCGGTTATTGAAACAGCCGGATTTTATCCAAACCTGACAGCTGTTGAAAATCTGGAGATACATAGGCGACTTATGGGTGTCACAAATAAAAGCTATATTGAAGAAGCCCTTGAAATAACGGGTATGACAGATGTACGAAACAAGAGGGTCAAGGGCTTTTCTCTTGGGATGAAACAGAGACTTGGAATATCAAGGGCGCTGCTGCATAAGCCTGAATTACTGATACTTGATGAGCCTACAAATGGCCTTGACCCAGTGGGAATAAAGGAAATCCGCAAATTAATTCAAGACCTTTCTGTGAAAAGGAAAATTACGGTTCTGGTATCTTCACATATACTTAGTGAGATACAGCAGACAGCCACAAAAATAGGCATAATAAATGAAGGAACTTTGTTAGAGGAAATTGATTTTGAGTCTCTGAAAAAGAAGAGCAGGAGCTATATTCAAATTAAGACAGGCGACGACAAGAAGGCATCATTTTTGCTTGAAAAAATGGGAATTACAGATTACAAGGTTATTGAACAAGGAGTTATAAGGGTTTACGAAAAGTTGAACGAATCTTCCGCCTTTAACCGTACATTATCTGAAAATGGGGTAGAGGTGAGTGAAATAAGTGTAATGAATGACACTTTGGAAGATTATTTTCTACAGCTGACAGGCGGGTCGTTTAGGATTACTTAA
- a CDS encoding LytR/AlgR family response regulator transcription factor codes for MKIAICDDLRFDRTLLCEYILQYAKNNFVNIEVVEFDSGEEMLTSFLEEKYKIVFLDIYMKGIDGVEVAEKIRETDEDCKIIFTTSSLDHKGEGFEVAATHYLIKPITYKRVEQALNRCKKILAFDAKYIELPLGKETVKIRLRDIMYIEAVRNGIVITTEIEEYKIHMPMAKICDIIKDKRFLRSHRGFIVNMQHIIATKENEFVLKNSFTIPIRQSGRKEIKCAYMHYVIESQKDNHCSDFIV; via the coding sequence ATGAAAATAGCCATTTGCGACGATTTAAGATTTGATCGTACATTGCTGTGCGAGTACATACTGCAGTATGCAAAAAATAATTTTGTCAATATTGAAGTTGTGGAGTTTGACAGTGGTGAAGAAATGTTGACGTCTTTTTTAGAGGAAAAATATAAAATTGTATTTCTGGATATATACATGAAAGGTATAGACGGAGTTGAAGTTGCTGAGAAAATACGTGAAACTGATGAGGACTGTAAAATTATTTTCACAACCTCCAGCTTGGACCACAAAGGTGAAGGCTTTGAGGTTGCTGCAACACACTATCTTATTAAGCCTATAACATATAAACGTGTGGAACAAGCCTTAAACCGTTGCAAAAAGATTTTAGCCTTTGATGCAAAGTACATAGAATTGCCTTTGGGGAAAGAGACTGTGAAAATCAGACTTAGGGATATCATGTACATTGAAGCTGTAAGGAATGGTATTGTCATAACTACCGAAATCGAAGAATATAAAATTCATATGCCTATGGCAAAAATTTGTGATATTATTAAGGACAAAAGATTCTTAAGGTCCCATAGAGGATTTATCGTAAATATGCAGCATATAATTGCAACCAAAGAAAATGAGTTTGTTCTGAAAAACAGCTTCACTATTCCCATACGACAGTCAGGCAGGAAAGAGATAAAATGTGCTTACATGCATTATGTAATAGAAAGCCAAAAGGATAATCACTGTTCTGATTTTATTGTCTAA
- a CDS encoding ferritin family protein, translating into MHNYVNWPYVSSNMMAPGPSNKNQGSGMTNPWTMQTNSPDIQPGYTPHINHDEDEKAPGMMQQGMMQSGMGSDMMQQGMMQPGMCPDMMQQGMMQPGMCPDKMQQDMMNCGMSPDMMQQDKMDVDMSEALELIQQAIKGEIHDKLFYQYLLDNAPAMLDKEIITEIRDNEIKHAKMFRQIYFEHTGKTVKPDENVTFEKPKTYCDGLRGALMGETNAVKKYRRILAAMKNRKHINMMVEIITDELRHASLYNLLIHNNDCKY; encoded by the coding sequence GTGCATAATTACGTAAATTGGCCATATGTAAGCAGTAATATGATGGCTCCGGGCCCTTCAAATAAAAATCAAGGTTCAGGGATGACAAACCCTTGGACCATGCAGACCAATAGTCCTGATATACAACCGGGCTATACACCACATATAAATCACGATGAAGATGAAAAGGCTCCTGGCATGATGCAGCAGGGCATGATGCAGTCCGGAATGGGTTCTGATATGATGCAGCAGGGTATGATGCAGCCCGGAATGTGTCCTGACATGATGCAGCAGGGTATGATGCAGCCAGGGATGTGTCCCGACAAGATGCAGCAGGATATGATGAATTGCGGTATGAGCCCTGATATGATGCAACAGGATAAAATGGATGTAGATATGTCGGAGGCGTTGGAGTTAATTCAACAAGCGATAAAAGGTGAGATACATGACAAATTATTCTATCAATATCTTTTAGACAATGCCCCGGCGATGCTGGACAAAGAAATTATCACAGAGATAAGGGACAATGAAATAAAACATGCAAAGATGTTCCGACAGATTTATTTCGAACATACGGGAAAGACCGTAAAACCTGATGAAAATGTTACCTTTGAAAAACCTAAAACATATTGTGACGGGCTTAGAGGAGCTCTTATGGGTGAAACTAATGCGGTAAAAAAATACCGCAGGATATTAGCTGCCATGAAAAACAGAAAACATATAAACATGATGGTAGAAATAATTACGGATGAATTAAGGCATGCTTCTTTATATAATCTTTTAATTCACAATAATGATTGCAAATATTAA
- a CDS encoding response regulator transcription factor — protein sequence MVEKIKILIVEDDRDINRLIADNLVKEGYCVTSTYDGAAAIEYFEADKFQLVILDIMLPKIGGYEVLQKIREKGNTPVLILSAKCEETDKIIGLGLGADDYLAKPFGIGELTARVKAQLRRFLKFSCEPQLQTQIVRHMDIEMDINTYEVKVGGNSVTLTAKEFEILKLFLKNPKKVFTKNQMFKSIWGENYINDENTVMVHIRRLREKIEKDPSNPRYIQTIWGIGYKLVEE from the coding sequence ATGGTGGAGAAAATAAAAATTCTTATTGTTGAAGATGATAGGGATATCAACAGACTTATAGCTGACAATCTGGTCAAGGAAGGATATTGTGTAACAAGCACATATGATGGTGCAGCCGCTATAGAATATTTTGAGGCTGACAAATTCCAACTGGTTATTTTGGACATAATGCTTCCAAAGATAGGTGGCTACGAAGTGTTGCAAAAAATAAGGGAGAAAGGAAATACTCCCGTACTCATATTGTCTGCAAAATGTGAGGAAACAGATAAAATAATTGGTTTGGGGCTTGGCGCTGATGATTATTTGGCCAAGCCCTTTGGCATTGGCGAATTAACAGCTAGGGTAAAAGCACAGCTACGAAGATTTTTGAAATTTTCATGTGAACCCCAGCTGCAAACACAAATAGTCAGACATATGGACATAGAAATGGATATAAATACGTATGAAGTGAAAGTAGGGGGCAACTCCGTTACATTGACAGCCAAGGAGTTTGAGATACTAAAACTCTTCTTAAAGAATCCCAAGAAGGTATTTACAAAAAACCAGATGTTTAAATCCATATGGGGTGAAAACTATATAAACGACGAGAATACTGTAATGGTTCATATAAGAAGGTTGCGTGAAAAAATTGAGAAAGACCCTTCAAATCCCAGATATATACAGACTATATGGGGAATAGGTTACAAGCTTGTAGAGGAGTAA
- a CDS encoding DedA family protein, producing MDIIVNFFNFVMHLDENLTMLANNFGIWTYVILFAIVFCETGLVVTPFLPGDSMIFVLGALSASGELDLKIITMVLISAAILGDTCNYHLGKIFGPMVFRKDNVRFLKKEHLIKTHNFYEKHGGKTIILARFIPIIRTFAPFVAGMGSMSYMKFISYNIIGGVLWVSLFLTAGYFFGNVPLVQDNFTLVILAIIAISILPGFIAYLKNKKVGTPDKA from the coding sequence ATGGATATTATTGTAAATTTTTTTAATTTTGTAATGCACTTGGACGAGAATCTGACTATGTTGGCGAATAACTTTGGTATTTGGACCTATGTGATTTTGTTTGCCATAGTCTTTTGTGAGACAGGCCTTGTTGTAACTCCTTTTTTACCCGGGGACTCCATGATATTTGTACTGGGAGCTCTTTCAGCCAGCGGTGAGCTTGATTTGAAGATTATAACAATGGTATTAATCTCAGCTGCTATTCTCGGAGATACCTGTAATTATCATTTAGGTAAAATATTCGGCCCTATGGTATTCCGAAAGGATAACGTCAGATTCCTTAAAAAGGAACATTTGATAAAAACCCATAATTTTTATGAAAAACACGGTGGTAAAACCATAATACTTGCAAGATTTATACCCATAATCAGAACATTTGCACCCTTTGTAGCAGGTATGGGTTCAATGAGCTATATGAAATTCATAAGCTACAATATTATTGGTGGTGTCCTTTGGGTTTCATTATTTCTGACAGCAGGGTACTTTTTCGGAAATGTTCCCCTTGTTCAGGATAACTTTACACTTGTAATACTGGCTATAATTGCAATATCTATATTACCGGGTTTTATAGCATACTTAAAAAATAAAAAGGTAGGTACGCCCGACAAAGCTTAA